From Pedobacter indicus, a single genomic window includes:
- a CDS encoding SDR family oxidoreductase, with protein sequence MQGLQQFSLENKVIVISGATGVLGASFSLEVARAGAKVVVLGRNKERAQKRVSEIEAIGGQAFYILADVLSEDEIRRAKEDIIDKWGTIDGLVNAAGGNIAGATIQPDQNLFSAKIEDTKKAVDLNLFGTVIPTHIFGQVIAEKGKGSIVNISSLAAQQAITRGLGYTMAKSAIEGYTRWMASELALRYGDGVRVNGIAPGVFLTEQNRDLLIDSAGNYTQRTKQFIDNTPYRRLGKPEELTGTLIFLLSDASGFVTGETILVDGGFNAFSGV encoded by the coding sequence ATGCAAGGACTACAACAGTTTTCATTGGAGAACAAAGTGATCGTTATTAGCGGGGCGACCGGTGTTTTGGGAGCTTCCTTTTCTTTAGAAGTAGCACGGGCTGGTGCAAAGGTGGTTGTTCTAGGTCGTAACAAGGAGCGTGCGCAAAAACGAGTTTCTGAAATAGAAGCCATCGGCGGGCAAGCTTTCTACATTTTAGCCGATGTGCTCTCTGAAGACGAGATCCGTCGGGCCAAAGAAGATATTATAGACAAATGGGGAACCATTGACGGCCTGGTAAATGCTGCGGGAGGCAACATCGCTGGCGCAACAATACAGCCAGATCAAAATTTATTCAGTGCCAAAATAGAAGACACCAAAAAAGCCGTAGATCTTAACCTTTTTGGCACAGTCATACCTACCCATATTTTCGGTCAGGTTATCGCGGAAAAAGGCAAGGGATCCATCGTTAATATCTCATCTCTAGCAGCGCAGCAGGCGATCACCAGAGGGCTGGGGTATACAATGGCCAAGTCGGCAATCGAAGGTTACACGAGATGGATGGCGTCTGAATTAGCATTACGTTATGGAGATGGCGTCCGCGTTAACGGAATCGCACCAGGTGTATTTTTAACCGAACAAAATAGAGACCTACTGATCGATTCCGCCGGCAATTACACACAAAGAACAAAACAATTTATAGATAATACACCCTATAGGCGATTAGGTAAACCAGAAGAACTAACGGGAACGTTGATTTTTCTCCTGAGCGACGCATCAGGCTTTGTTACGGGAGAAACGATTCTAGTGGATGGCGGTTTCAATGCTTTTAGTGGTGTTTAA
- a CDS encoding LacI family DNA-binding transcriptional regulator, whose protein sequence is MNKKEITIYDIAEKLKLSPSTVSRGLQDHPAINKNTKQKINDLAFELGYRSNKFASNLRKQRTNTIGVIIPKLDSLFMSSVISGIEKVANNAGYNLIISQSFESQEKEQTNASTMYNSRVDGLIISLSNETKDFKHLDMFVDKGIPLIFFDRVTDNPLTTKVVIDNFKAGHTATTHLIEQGCRNILHITGNLTRNVYNDRLSGFKKAIEDNGLALTSDSVISNTLREEDIRDCLENDILKRKPLPDGIFIANDFAAAFTIVKLKEAGLRVPEDVAVIGFNNDLISKVTEPPISTINYPGKEMGESVARILVNQLEQKENTSITSTIILDTELIVRKSSQKR, encoded by the coding sequence ATGAATAAAAAAGAAATCACAATCTATGATATAGCTGAAAAATTAAAGCTTTCACCCTCGACGGTCAGCAGAGGACTTCAGGATCACCCGGCAATTAACAAAAACACGAAGCAGAAAATCAATGACTTGGCCTTCGAACTCGGTTATAGATCTAATAAATTTGCAAGTAACCTCCGAAAGCAACGAACCAATACGATTGGCGTCATTATACCTAAATTAGATAGTCTTTTTATGTCCTCTGTAATCTCGGGGATCGAAAAAGTTGCTAACAATGCTGGTTACAATCTGATTATCAGTCAGTCTTTCGAATCACAGGAAAAAGAACAAACCAATGCGAGCACCATGTATAACAGTCGTGTCGACGGATTAATCATATCTCTTTCTAATGAAACCAAAGATTTCAAACACTTGGATATGTTTGTCGACAAGGGCATTCCTTTAATCTTTTTTGATCGTGTCACGGATAACCCTCTAACAACTAAAGTTGTAATTGACAATTTCAAAGCTGGACATACAGCGACAACTCATTTAATAGAACAAGGTTGTAGAAATATCCTACACATCACGGGCAATTTGACGAGGAACGTATATAATGACAGGCTCTCAGGGTTCAAAAAGGCAATCGAAGACAATGGACTAGCTCTCACCTCCGATTCGGTGATTTCCAACACATTACGCGAAGAAGATATTCGCGATTGTTTAGAAAATGATATTTTAAAAAGAAAACCCCTGCCAGACGGTATCTTCATAGCAAATGACTTCGCGGCTGCATTTACGATCGTGAAACTTAAAGAAGCCGGACTCCGAGTTCCAGAAGACGTCGCTGTCATTGGCTTTAACAATGACCTAATCTCAAAAGTAACGGAACCGCCTATCAGTACGATTAACTATCCGGGTAAAGAAATGGGAGAAAGTGTTGCGAGAATTCTGGTTAATCAATTAGAACAAAAAGAAAATACAAGTATCACGAGTACAATTATATTAGACACAGAACTAATTGTCCGGAAATCCTCACAGAAAAGATAA
- a CDS encoding agmatinase family protein, producing the protein MTNKQQKIAEFDPNQPGAADASIFGLPFNADESEIIVIAVPCEVTVSYGDGASLGPNAILDASYQMDLYNQAYPELWKLGIFVDEGLASDWMLKNSTLKEKAQSVIEVLEAGGSIDSHPGLRANLLEINKACEHLNSDVKERVLYWKKQGKKVALLGGDHSTPLGYYQALAESYESFGILHLDAHMDLRIAYEGFTYSHASIMYNALQLPAIEKLVQVGIRDFCEQEVSVVKSSAGKVKVFTDNYLKENAFDGWSWKEQCREIIEMLPENVAISCDIDSLYQWYCPNTGTPVPGGLSFEQVSYLIHELAKSKKIIIGFDLVEVSPGEDSWDGNVGARLLFNLCGAFAKSQGLKVGEPLVF; encoded by the coding sequence ATGACGAATAAACAACAAAAAATCGCTGAGTTTGATCCGAACCAACCCGGCGCAGCAGATGCATCCATATTTGGACTGCCGTTTAACGCTGACGAAAGTGAGATCATCGTTATCGCAGTACCTTGCGAGGTTACAGTGAGTTATGGCGATGGGGCTTCTTTGGGACCTAATGCTATTTTGGATGCCTCTTATCAGATGGATTTATATAATCAAGCATATCCAGAGTTGTGGAAGCTGGGAATCTTTGTGGATGAGGGTCTTGCTTCCGATTGGATGCTCAAAAATTCGACTTTAAAAGAAAAGGCTCAGTCCGTCATTGAAGTACTTGAAGCGGGAGGTAGTATTGATTCACATCCAGGTTTAAGAGCTAATCTGCTCGAAATTAATAAAGCGTGTGAGCATTTGAATAGCGATGTGAAAGAGCGTGTTTTATATTGGAAGAAACAGGGAAAAAAAGTAGCCTTATTGGGTGGCGACCACAGCACGCCTTTGGGGTACTATCAGGCTCTTGCTGAGAGTTATGAAAGCTTTGGTATATTGCATCTAGATGCACATATGGACCTACGGATTGCTTACGAAGGTTTTACATATTCTCATGCCTCAATTATGTACAATGCCTTGCAGTTACCAGCCATTGAAAAACTTGTGCAAGTAGGAATACGCGACTTTTGCGAACAGGAAGTATCTGTTGTGAAGTCATCTGCGGGTAAGGTTAAGGTCTTTACAGATAATTACCTAAAAGAAAATGCTTTTGATGGCTGGAGTTGGAAAGAACAATGCAGGGAGATTATTGAAATGCTTCCCGAAAATGTGGCTATTAGCTGTGATATCGATAGTTTGTACCAATGGTATTGTCCGAATACAGGAACACCCGTACCAGGTGGATTATCTTTTGAACAGGTCAGCTATTTGATTCATGAGTTGGCAAAGAGTAAAAAGATAATCATTGGCTTCGATTTAGTAGAGGTGTCACCGGGCGAAGATAGTTGGGACGGGAATGTCGGAGCGCGTTTGCTTTTTAATCTTTGTGGCGCGTTTGCTAAGTCACAGGGACTGAAGGTAGGGGAACCACTTGTTTTTTAG